The following proteins are encoded in a genomic region of Brachypodium distachyon strain Bd21 chromosome 1, Brachypodium_distachyon_v3.0, whole genome shotgun sequence:
- the LOC100834657 gene encoding calmodulin-binding receptor-like cytoplasmic kinase 2 isoform X2, producing MIRGTPTTAAQAVAKQINQASPPLFLPAMELPAAKRQPSISITGSSLSGYSKASSTSYGDGYPAYRRQASSYSAPASQMSRSSTTRSSSSSFRVAARGVAGVFSGCFVPRVRKAKADEERETSLSHGSRSKSGNSHSQGSRSAGYHVSTDSGRGRDSSEVLTVADISNATSNFSEKNLVRQGGSGSVYRGTLKDGSQIAVKRARKLGGGRNLSTELGRDLGTLQKMEHPNLVRFLGSVEQKDETLMVFEHVDNGSLREHLDESRGTGLELAQRLNVAIDVAHAITYLHEHAGRAVIHRDIRSSNVLLTGALAAKVAGGLGFGLAAADGGGEGLDRAAAGYVDPEELLGAAQPTDKSDVYSLGVLLVELVTGRAPIERRRNLDPRDTTKWVRDLIGGARFLILLWRMDDCVTAAGYLDAMLGAGVAEVQGRGRGGGHGPEDEAEPGVGGGGGEDAGAGGAVRGAGEEGAAADAAVQGDPVDRAEGVPPEAGGAAAAGSTGRRRTQELRVGEPMIYARGAASSKGNS from the exons ATGATCCGTGGAAcaccaacaacagcagcacaaGCAGTAGCAAAGCAGATCAACCaagcttctcctcctctgttCCTTCCCGCCATGGAATTGCCTGCAGCCAAGAGGCAGCCCAGCATCAGCATCACCGGCAGCAGCCTAAGCGGGTACAGCAAGGCCTCTTCTACCTCCTATGGTGACGGGTACCCTGCCTACCGGCGCCAGGCCTCCTCGTACAGCGCGCCGGCTTCGCAGATGAGCCGGAGCTCGACGactcgcagcagcagctcgtccTTCAGGGTCGCCGCGCGGGGCGTCGCCGGCGTGTTCAGCGGTTGCTTCGTGCCCCGGGTCAGGAAAGCCAAGGCCGATGAAGAACGGGAGACTTCTCTTTCCCACGGGAGCAGAAGCAAATCGGGCAATTCTCACTCTCAGGGCAGCAGGAGTGCAGGCTACCATGTCTCCACAGATTCAG GAAGAGGCAGGGACAGTTCAGAAGTACTCACCGTTGCGGACATCTCCAACGCGACCTCGAACTTCAGCGAGAAGAACTTGGTGAGGCAGGGAGGTTCCGGCAGCGTCTACAGAGGCACGCTCAAGGACGGGTCACAAATCGCCGTCAAACGTGCCAGAAAG TtaggcggcggccggaatcTGTCTACTGAACTTGGCAGGGACCTCGGAACGCTCCAGAAGATGGAGCACCCGAACCTCGTGAGGTTCCTCGGATCAGTCGAGCAGAAGGACGAGACGCTGATGGTCTTCGAGCATGTCGACAATGGCTCGTTGAGGGAACACTTGGACG AGTCTCGGGGAACCGGATTGGAGCTGGCGCAGCGGCTCAACGTGGCCATCGACGTGGCTCACGCCATCACGTACCTTCACGAGCACGCGGGGCGGGCGGTGATCCACCGGGACATCCGGTCGTCGAACGTGCTGCTGACGGGGGCGCTGGCGGCGAAGGTGGCCGGCGGGTTAGGGTTCGggctcgcggcggcggacggcggcggcgagggcttGGACCGGGCCGCGGCCGGGTACGTGGACCCGGAGGAGCTCCTGGGGGCGGCCCAGCCCACGGACAAGAGCGACGTCTACTCCTTGGGCGTCCTCCTCGTGGAGCTCGTCACCGGCCGCGCCCCCATCGAGCGCCGCCGCAACCTCGACCCCCGCGACACCACCAAATGGGTAAGAGATCTAATCGGTGGCGCTCGATTCCTGATTTTGCTGTGGAGGATGGACGATTGTGTTACAGCGGCTGGATACTTGGATGCGATGTTGGGTGCAGGCGTTGCAGAAGTACAGGGGAGGGGACGCGGTGGTGGCCATGGACCCGAGGATGAGGCGGAGCCCggcgtcggtggcggcggtggagaggaTGCTGGCGCTGGCGGAGCGGTGcgtggcgccggcgaggagggagcGGCCGCCGATGCGGCAGTGCAGGGAGACCCTGTGGACCGTGCGGAGGGAGTTCCACCGGAGGCAGGAGGAgccgccgcggcaggaagCACCGGCCGCCGACGGACACAGGAACTCCGAGTGGGTGAGCCGATGATATATGCCCGCGGCGCGGCCTCAAGTAAAGGCAACTCGTGA
- the LOC100834657 gene encoding calmodulin-binding receptor-like cytoplasmic kinase 2 isoform X3 yields MIRGTPTTAAQAVAKQINQASPPLFLPAMELPAAKRQPSISITGSSLSGYSKASSTSYGDGYPAYRRQASSYSAPASQMSRSSTTRSSSSSFRVAARGVAGVFSGCFVPRVRKAKADEERETSLSHGSRSKSGNSHSQGSRSAGYHVSTDSAGRGRDSSEVLTVADISNATSNFSEKNLVRQGGSGSVYRGTLKDGSQIAVKRARKLGGGRNLSTELGRDLGTLQKMEHPNLVRFLGSVEQKDETLMVFEHVDNGSLREHLDESRGTGLELAQRLNVAIDVAHAITYLHEHAGRAVIHRDIRSSNVLLTGALAAKVAGGLGFGLAAADGGGEGLDRAAAGYVDPEELLGAAQPTDKSDVYSLGVLLVELVTGRAPIERRRNLDPRDTTKWALQKYRGGDAVVAMDPRMRRSPASVAAVERMLALAERCVAPARRERPPMRQCRETLWTVRREFHRRQEEPPRQEAPAADGHRNSEWVSR; encoded by the exons ATGATCCGTGGAAcaccaacaacagcagcacaaGCAGTAGCAAAGCAGATCAACCaagcttctcctcctctgttCCTTCCCGCCATGGAATTGCCTGCAGCCAAGAGGCAGCCCAGCATCAGCATCACCGGCAGCAGCCTAAGCGGGTACAGCAAGGCCTCTTCTACCTCCTATGGTGACGGGTACCCTGCCTACCGGCGCCAGGCCTCCTCGTACAGCGCGCCGGCTTCGCAGATGAGCCGGAGCTCGACGactcgcagcagcagctcgtccTTCAGGGTCGCCGCGCGGGGCGTCGCCGGCGTGTTCAGCGGTTGCTTCGTGCCCCGGGTCAGGAAAGCCAAGGCCGATGAAGAACGGGAGACTTCTCTTTCCCACGGGAGCAGAAGCAAATCGGGCAATTCTCACTCTCAGGGCAGCAGGAGTGCAGGCTACCATGTCTCCACAGATTCAG CAGGAAGAGGCAGGGACAGTTCAGAAGTACTCACCGTTGCGGACATCTCCAACGCGACCTCGAACTTCAGCGAGAAGAACTTGGTGAGGCAGGGAGGTTCCGGCAGCGTCTACAGAGGCACGCTCAAGGACGGGTCACAAATCGCCGTCAAACGTGCCAGAAAG TtaggcggcggccggaatcTGTCTACTGAACTTGGCAGGGACCTCGGAACGCTCCAGAAGATGGAGCACCCGAACCTCGTGAGGTTCCTCGGATCAGTCGAGCAGAAGGACGAGACGCTGATGGTCTTCGAGCATGTCGACAATGGCTCGTTGAGGGAACACTTGGACG AGTCTCGGGGAACCGGATTGGAGCTGGCGCAGCGGCTCAACGTGGCCATCGACGTGGCTCACGCCATCACGTACCTTCACGAGCACGCGGGGCGGGCGGTGATCCACCGGGACATCCGGTCGTCGAACGTGCTGCTGACGGGGGCGCTGGCGGCGAAGGTGGCCGGCGGGTTAGGGTTCGggctcgcggcggcggacggcggcggcgagggcttGGACCGGGCCGCGGCCGGGTACGTGGACCCGGAGGAGCTCCTGGGGGCGGCCCAGCCCACGGACAAGAGCGACGTCTACTCCTTGGGCGTCCTCCTCGTGGAGCTCGTCACCGGCCGCGCCCCCATCGAGCGCCGCCGCAACCTCGACCCCCGCGACACCACCAAATGG GCGTTGCAGAAGTACAGGGGAGGGGACGCGGTGGTGGCCATGGACCCGAGGATGAGGCGGAGCCCggcgtcggtggcggcggtggagaggaTGCTGGCGCTGGCGGAGCGGTGcgtggcgccggcgaggagggagcGGCCGCCGATGCGGCAGTGCAGGGAGACCCTGTGGACCGTGCGGAGGGAGTTCCACCGGAGGCAGGAGGAgccgccgcggcaggaagCACCGGCCGCCGACGGACACAGGAACTCCGAGTGGGTGAGCCGATGA
- the LOC100834657 gene encoding calmodulin-binding receptor-like cytoplasmic kinase 2 isoform X1 has translation MIRGTPTTAAQAVAKQINQASPPLFLPAMELPAAKRQPSISITGSSLSGYSKASSTSYGDGYPAYRRQASSYSAPASQMSRSSTTRSSSSSFRVAARGVAGVFSGCFVPRVRKAKADEERETSLSHGSRSKSGNSHSQGSRSAGYHVSTDSAGRGRDSSEVLTVADISNATSNFSEKNLVRQGGSGSVYRGTLKDGSQIAVKRARKLGGGRNLSTELGRDLGTLQKMEHPNLVRFLGSVEQKDETLMVFEHVDNGSLREHLDESRGTGLELAQRLNVAIDVAHAITYLHEHAGRAVIHRDIRSSNVLLTGALAAKVAGGLGFGLAAADGGGEGLDRAAAGYVDPEELLGAAQPTDKSDVYSLGVLLVELVTGRAPIERRRNLDPRDTTKWVRDLIGGARFLILLWRMDDCVTAAGYLDAMLGAGVAEVQGRGRGGGHGPEDEAEPGVGGGGGEDAGAGGAVRGAGEEGAAADAAVQGDPVDRAEGVPPEAGGAAAAGSTGRRRTQELRVGEPMIYARGAASSKGNS, from the exons ATGATCCGTGGAAcaccaacaacagcagcacaaGCAGTAGCAAAGCAGATCAACCaagcttctcctcctctgttCCTTCCCGCCATGGAATTGCCTGCAGCCAAGAGGCAGCCCAGCATCAGCATCACCGGCAGCAGCCTAAGCGGGTACAGCAAGGCCTCTTCTACCTCCTATGGTGACGGGTACCCTGCCTACCGGCGCCAGGCCTCCTCGTACAGCGCGCCGGCTTCGCAGATGAGCCGGAGCTCGACGactcgcagcagcagctcgtccTTCAGGGTCGCCGCGCGGGGCGTCGCCGGCGTGTTCAGCGGTTGCTTCGTGCCCCGGGTCAGGAAAGCCAAGGCCGATGAAGAACGGGAGACTTCTCTTTCCCACGGGAGCAGAAGCAAATCGGGCAATTCTCACTCTCAGGGCAGCAGGAGTGCAGGCTACCATGTCTCCACAGATTCAG CAGGAAGAGGCAGGGACAGTTCAGAAGTACTCACCGTTGCGGACATCTCCAACGCGACCTCGAACTTCAGCGAGAAGAACTTGGTGAGGCAGGGAGGTTCCGGCAGCGTCTACAGAGGCACGCTCAAGGACGGGTCACAAATCGCCGTCAAACGTGCCAGAAAG TtaggcggcggccggaatcTGTCTACTGAACTTGGCAGGGACCTCGGAACGCTCCAGAAGATGGAGCACCCGAACCTCGTGAGGTTCCTCGGATCAGTCGAGCAGAAGGACGAGACGCTGATGGTCTTCGAGCATGTCGACAATGGCTCGTTGAGGGAACACTTGGACG AGTCTCGGGGAACCGGATTGGAGCTGGCGCAGCGGCTCAACGTGGCCATCGACGTGGCTCACGCCATCACGTACCTTCACGAGCACGCGGGGCGGGCGGTGATCCACCGGGACATCCGGTCGTCGAACGTGCTGCTGACGGGGGCGCTGGCGGCGAAGGTGGCCGGCGGGTTAGGGTTCGggctcgcggcggcggacggcggcggcgagggcttGGACCGGGCCGCGGCCGGGTACGTGGACCCGGAGGAGCTCCTGGGGGCGGCCCAGCCCACGGACAAGAGCGACGTCTACTCCTTGGGCGTCCTCCTCGTGGAGCTCGTCACCGGCCGCGCCCCCATCGAGCGCCGCCGCAACCTCGACCCCCGCGACACCACCAAATGGGTAAGAGATCTAATCGGTGGCGCTCGATTCCTGATTTTGCTGTGGAGGATGGACGATTGTGTTACAGCGGCTGGATACTTGGATGCGATGTTGGGTGCAGGCGTTGCAGAAGTACAGGGGAGGGGACGCGGTGGTGGCCATGGACCCGAGGATGAGGCGGAGCCCggcgtcggtggcggcggtggagaggaTGCTGGCGCTGGCGGAGCGGTGcgtggcgccggcgaggagggagcGGCCGCCGATGCGGCAGTGCAGGGAGACCCTGTGGACCGTGCGGAGGGAGTTCCACCGGAGGCAGGAGGAgccgccgcggcaggaagCACCGGCCGCCGACGGACACAGGAACTCCGAGTGGGTGAGCCGATGATATATGCCCGCGGCGCGGCCTCAAGTAAAGGCAACTCGTGA